The genomic segment CTTCAATCCGCCGGGCATCATTTTCCCGGTCAGCGCGGTAATCCTGAGACGTATCAATGACTATGAAGCGGTTTTGAAATCGGTCTCTGCGCCGATGCTGGAGCATATCTCCTGGGCGCCGACCACAAAGGGCAATGTCGAGGTGACGGGTGAGACAGCCCATCTCTATCGCTATTTCGATGCCACTGTTCATGCGGAGTTCTTTGCCGACTGTGTGAAGGATACAATTGAGCTCGATCTGCCGCGCGAGATCGCCTATCTGGTCAGTTTCGATCAGTTCAAGTCAGCCGTAGAGGCGCGTCTCGACATGCCGGCCAACCTGGTTGAGCTGCTGAAGACCTTCCTGGCACAGAACGGTGGCCGGTTGTCGGCGCGGGCCCGAAAGCGTGAGTTTCAGGCGCTCACTGCGGATGAGATTGAGGCGATTGAGCACGCCTATGCGATGGCCTGGCCGGAGGATCAAACGGCTTTGGAGATCCCTCAGGCATGACCGCAACCTTGCTGCTTAAGATTGTTCTTGAAGTGACCTACGCAATCCGCAAGAAGCCACTGCATTTCGCGTTCAATCCAGGCAAGTCTGCCGCTGACCATGTTCTTGGTCTTGATAAACGCAAGGCCCCTGCGATCATCGGCAAAGCGATCAAAGCCAGTGGACAGGGCGTTAAAGTGAGCTTTGGCCTCTTCGAGCTGGATGGCAAGATCCTGATGCTGACCACTGAAAATAGCCCATTTAGTCGCCACCGGACAAGTGAAGGCGGCGGTGAAACTGAGTCTGAGCCTGCAAGCTGCTGTCGACAAAGTCTCAACGCAGAAGGCAGCGGTTGCCAAACCACAACAGCCCCGCCAGCCCCGATTGCCTGCTGAAACTGCTGGAACTCGGGGCCGGCCCCAAATCCAGCGGGATCTACACTTCAGAGGATCTGACCCGGCGCTGTGATGCGCTGGCAGCCATCGCCAGCAAGCTGGATGACAGTGCTGCCGCCGGGCTAAAAACGATCCTTGCAAATGGTGGCTTCGGCACCGACCCGGTGGTGTTGGCACAGCTTGTCGGCACCGGTTGTGAAGGCGGTGGCGGTGGCACCGGCGCCAAAGAGCCACAGGTTCTGGTCAACATGATCGGCGAGTTCCGCGGCACCGATGCAGGCAAGTTCAAGGACCTGATGACCACGGCAGGCTTTGATG from the Parasedimentitalea psychrophila genome contains:
- a CDS encoding cupin domain-containing protein, coding for MPNHNSPASPDCLLKLLELGAGPKSSGIYTSEDLTRRCDALAAIASKLDDSAAAGLKTILANGGFGTDPVVLAQLVGTGCEGGGGGTGAKEPQVLVNMIGEFRGTDAGKFKDLMTTAGFDATNDVSRLRSGEIIEEAVAAAQSIDPDSFAVHYQLEGGLRISCGGGQVELDDALFWLIPALCFDAPVELQHAGRFTQAAWSNGDDYKMRREADRNQLHARCEVAEAALLTTS